One genomic window of Niveibacterium sp. SC-1 includes the following:
- a CDS encoding DUF6268 family outer membrane beta-barrel protein, producing MTKRACGLLCVAVASIATAPAYGESSYSVSATPLYIGDAGLENGGKVRLQSMSGNVGGRWDLNEVSNIGVQINYAHDDWEFTDRAAPWKNVARYGISVPFMMALSPEWRLSVTPNVGVAAETGADSSDAVLGGVSAGAFKVFGKDKLIGAGLAVFSNLDQVRAFPYFIVSWKFDEHWRLANPLAVGPTGPGGLELSYDSGKGWDLGVGGAYRSSRFRLNENNVGAPKGVGEFSTLPVFFRAGYDAKVWRLDGYLGASVLGSLKTENANGDDVLKEDLDPALLAGVTLSIDF from the coding sequence GTGACGAAGCGTGCATGCGGATTGCTGTGCGTCGCGGTGGCCTCTATCGCTACCGCGCCCGCCTACGGCGAATCGAGCTATTCGGTGTCGGCGACACCGCTCTACATTGGCGACGCCGGCCTCGAAAACGGGGGCAAGGTGCGGCTGCAGAGCATGAGCGGCAATGTGGGTGGGCGCTGGGACTTGAACGAGGTCTCGAACATCGGCGTGCAGATCAACTACGCGCACGACGACTGGGAGTTCACCGATCGTGCTGCCCCGTGGAAGAACGTCGCCCGCTACGGGATTTCCGTGCCTTTCATGATGGCGCTCTCGCCGGAGTGGCGCCTGTCGGTGACGCCCAACGTCGGCGTGGCCGCAGAAACCGGCGCGGATTCCTCCGACGCCGTCCTCGGTGGCGTGAGCGCCGGTGCCTTCAAGGTCTTCGGCAAGGACAAGCTGATCGGCGCGGGCCTGGCCGTCTTCAGCAACCTGGATCAGGTGCGCGCCTTCCCCTACTTCATTGTCAGCTGGAAGTTCGATGAACACTGGCGACTCGCCAACCCGCTGGCAGTCGGCCCGACCGGCCCCGGCGGTCTGGAACTCTCCTATGACTCGGGCAAGGGTTGGGATCTCGGCGTGGGGGGTGCATACCGCTCGTCCCGTTTCCGCCTGAACGAGAACAACGTCGGCGCGCCCAAGGGTGTGGGCGAGTTCAGCACGCTGCCAGTTTTCTTCCGCGCGGGTTATGACGCCAAGGTGTGGCGCCTGGATGGCTACCTCGGTGCGAGCGTGCTGGGTTCACTCAAGACCGAGAACGCGAACGGCGACGACGTTCTGAAGGAAGACTTGGATCCTGCGCTGCTGGCCGGCGTGACCTTGTCGATCGATTTCTGA
- the aceB gene encoding malate synthase A, which translates to MKRELPTGMQILAAREQASDAAIARILTPEALAFVAQLHRQFEPRRQALLGARGERSRRLDAGERPDFLPETAEIRSGDWRIAPLPPALHCRRVEITGPVERKMIINALNSGADSYMSDFEDSNAPSWANQIEGQLNLFDAIRRQIDFETQGKAYRLNERTATLLVRPRGWHLDEKHVTIDGERVSGGIFDFALYFFHNARELLARGAGPYFYLPKMESHLEARLWNDIFCAAQDALGLPRGTIKATVLIETILATFEMDEILYELREHSAGLNAGRWDYIFSCIKKFGRDRDFCLAERSQITMNVPFMRAYALLLLKTCHKRGAPAIGGMSALIPIKNDPEKNAVAMKGIVADKRRDATDGYDGGWVAHPGLVSAAMAEFISVLGERPNQIDKQRDDVTVGAQDLLDFRPETPITEAGVRNNINVGIHYLGSWLAGNGCVPIHNLMEDAATAEISRSQVWQWIRSPKGVLEDGRKLTADLVREWAPQELARIIDHVGPAAASTYERAAEVFVDMSCREDFVEFLTLPLYELMD; encoded by the coding sequence ATGAAACGTGAACTTCCGACAGGCATGCAGATCCTCGCCGCCCGCGAGCAAGCAAGCGACGCAGCGATTGCGCGCATCCTCACGCCGGAGGCACTCGCCTTCGTTGCGCAACTGCATCGACAGTTCGAGCCGCGCCGACAGGCCCTGCTAGGCGCTCGGGGCGAACGGAGCCGGCGGCTTGATGCGGGCGAGCGGCCGGATTTCCTGCCAGAGACCGCGGAGATCCGCTCGGGCGACTGGCGCATCGCGCCCCTGCCGCCCGCCCTGCACTGCCGCCGCGTCGAGATCACGGGTCCGGTTGAACGCAAGATGATCATCAATGCGCTCAATTCCGGGGCCGACTCCTACATGAGCGACTTCGAGGATTCGAACGCGCCCTCCTGGGCCAACCAGATCGAGGGGCAACTCAATCTCTTTGACGCCATCCGCCGCCAGATCGACTTCGAAACGCAAGGCAAGGCCTACCGCCTGAACGAACGTACGGCCACGCTGCTGGTGCGGCCCCGTGGCTGGCATCTGGACGAGAAGCACGTGACGATCGATGGCGAGCGCGTCTCCGGCGGCATCTTCGACTTCGCGCTCTACTTCTTCCACAACGCCCGCGAGCTACTGGCGCGGGGCGCGGGGCCCTACTTCTATCTGCCGAAGATGGAGAGCCACCTGGAAGCCCGGCTGTGGAACGACATCTTCTGCGCTGCGCAGGACGCGCTGGGCCTGCCGCGCGGCACGATCAAGGCAACCGTGCTGATCGAGACCATCCTCGCCACCTTCGAGATGGACGAGATCCTCTACGAGCTGCGCGAACACTCGGCCGGACTCAACGCCGGGCGTTGGGACTACATCTTCTCCTGCATCAAGAAGTTCGGTCGCGATCGCGATTTCTGTCTCGCGGAGCGCAGCCAGATCACGATGAACGTGCCGTTCATGCGCGCCTACGCTCTCTTGCTGCTCAAGACCTGCCACAAGCGCGGCGCGCCGGCGATCGGCGGCATGAGCGCGCTGATTCCCATCAAGAACGATCCCGAGAAGAACGCCGTCGCCATGAAGGGCATCGTCGCTGACAAGCGGCGCGACGCCACCGATGGCTACGATGGCGGCTGGGTCGCACACCCGGGGCTGGTGAGTGCAGCGATGGCCGAATTCATCTCCGTGCTCGGCGAGCGCCCGAACCAGATCGACAAACAGCGCGACGACGTGACAGTCGGGGCGCAGGACCTGCTCGATTTCCGTCCGGAGACACCGATCACCGAAGCCGGCGTGCGCAACAACATCAACGTGGGCATCCACTACCTCGGTTCCTGGCTCGCCGGCAACGGCTGCGTCCCCATCCACAACCTGATGGAGGACGCGGCTACCGCCGAGATCTCGCGCTCGCAGGTCTGGCAGTGGATCCGCTCGCCCAAGGGCGTGCTGGAGGACGGACGCAAACTCACCGCCGATCTCGTGCGCGAATGGGCACCGCAGGAACTCGCCCGCATCATCGACCACGTTGGCCCTGCCGCTGCCAGCACCTACGAGCGCGCGGCCGAGGTTTTCGTGGATATGTCGTGCCGCGAGGATTTCGTTGAGTTTCTGACCTTGCCGCTCTACGAGCTCATGGACTAG
- a CDS encoding LysR family transcriptional regulator: protein MDRFKTLQAFVLAANKGSLSAAAVVEGVSPAVMSRRLDALEARLGVKLMVRSTRRLVLTSEGEAFLEQCARIFDELDAAEAAVSLGGLQPAGHLRISAPAGFGRRHVAPVLGEFLAAHPQVEASLDLSDRMVDLVEEGIDCAIRIGESPDSSLISVRLGGMRRAVVGSPGYLAQHGRPVTPLELLAHNCLTLRQQRGWLFSDPAKPGESRLMKVGGRLVCNDGAVLREQALLGAGLCWRSEWEVGEDVHAGRLVTVLDEFAAPPMGIYALMPQRRLAPLRLRLWLDFVRERFASADYWAKAGVGRFTAPLPTGRAPVP from the coding sequence ATGGATCGCTTCAAGACACTCCAGGCTTTCGTTCTTGCCGCAAACAAGGGCAGCCTCTCGGCCGCCGCCGTCGTAGAGGGGGTGAGCCCCGCTGTGATGAGCCGTCGCCTCGACGCACTCGAGGCGCGGCTCGGTGTGAAGCTGATGGTGCGCAGTACGCGCAGGCTGGTGCTGACCTCCGAAGGCGAGGCCTTCCTGGAGCAATGCGCGCGGATCTTCGACGAGCTGGATGCTGCCGAGGCTGCGGTAAGCCTCGGGGGATTGCAGCCGGCGGGACATCTGCGCATCAGTGCCCCGGCGGGCTTTGGTCGCCGGCACGTGGCGCCCGTCCTGGGGGAGTTTCTCGCCGCGCATCCGCAGGTCGAGGCGAGTCTCGACCTGAGCGATCGGATGGTGGATCTGGTGGAAGAGGGCATCGACTGCGCGATCCGGATCGGTGAGTCACCCGACTCCAGCCTGATTTCCGTGCGCCTGGGTGGCATGCGGCGTGCGGTGGTCGGAAGCCCCGGCTATTTGGCGCAGCACGGCCGCCCGGTGACGCCGCTGGAGCTTCTCGCGCACAACTGCCTGACGCTGCGGCAGCAGCGGGGTTGGCTATTCTCGGATCCGGCGAAACCTGGCGAATCGCGCTTGATGAAGGTTGGTGGCCGTCTGGTCTGCAATGACGGTGCGGTGCTGCGCGAGCAGGCGCTGCTGGGCGCAGGGCTATGCTGGCGTTCGGAATGGGAGGTGGGCGAGGACGTTCACGCCGGCCGGCTGGTGACAGTCCTGGATGAGTTTGCCGCGCCGCCCATGGGCATCTACGCGCTCATGCCACAGCGCCGCCTGGCGCCCTTGCGCCTGCGTCTGTGGCTGGATTTCGTGCGCGAACGCTTCGCCTCGGCGGATTACTGGGCGAAGGCTGGCGTAGGCCGGTTTACGGCGCCGCTTCCGACTGGAAGGGCTCCGGTGCCTTGA
- a CDS encoding type IV pilin protein yields MKTNRGFTLIELMITVAIIGILAAIAMPSYTEHVRSGKRGVAKADLAEIAQFMERYYTENNTYASATRPFDRSPRETSATKNYDISFSGTPDASTFSLQAVPTGPMSGDRCGTLTLNQAGAKSAAQTDCW; encoded by the coding sequence ATGAAAACAAACCGCGGATTCACACTCATCGAACTGATGATCACGGTCGCGATCATCGGCATCCTGGCCGCCATCGCCATGCCCAGCTACACGGAGCACGTCCGTTCCGGGAAGCGTGGCGTGGCGAAGGCTGACCTCGCCGAGATCGCGCAGTTCATGGAGCGCTACTACACGGAGAACAACACCTACGCCTCGGCGACCCGGCCGTTCGACCGTTCGCCGCGCGAGACCTCGGCCACGAAGAACTACGACATCAGTTTTTCGGGCACCCCGGACGCCTCCACGTTCAGCCTGCAAGCCGTTCCCACTGGTCCGATGAGCGGCGATCGCTGTGGCACGCTCACGCTGAATCAAGCGGGCGCGAAGAGTGCAGCGCAGACCGATTGTTGGTGA
- a CDS encoding PilC/PilY family type IV pilus protein yields MKRSHVISHLRSTLLSVAAFAAASSVYAVNLPDVPLFTASGAPPIVMLNVSRDHQLFYKAYNDFSDLDGNDSGAWETTYKHSIKYYGYFDYEKCYTYDNSNGRFSPHHATSDRKCNGQWSGNFLNWISMSRADIMRKVLYGGLRSTDQDGTTVLERAHLPTDAHSWAKYYYGDGSGNRPSLNELTPFSEPAATTATLTLAAETVTRKNYALPSGFAKIGDQLKIYLSNRTYYAVATCASFSDTNTWNADGSCDGGNTFTLDFGVSTALVAGTYTVANLSKQGVTFCNTTFDTTNQSQTTTNPPLIRAARGNYALWAANEKSQCSWLNEYRNAQSSFGGVRSNGNRYGTGAGILSGIPASAENPSSAARGLTLSGAGPNFTARVQVCVSGLLGGESCKLYPNGNYKPVGLLQKYGEASTNGGKPSIYFGLVTGSYKKNISGGVLRKNAEVALSNGTDATQDEINPNSGRFTGASGILKTLNALKIYGWNYSDRSYLNSDTCNYQQIGIIPSGGSNSQGSPATEGDCSSWGNPMSEMYVESLRYLAGLTEVSAFAYDHANSKDAAVGLSDPVTGSNRHDPITSQNYCSPLNILAINASVSSYDTDQIDAAFTFDTLATYTNAVGAGEGITSAYVGRSGTTYDGLCTLKSVGALASVNGICPEAPSLEGGYGIAGAAYYAHTHRIRTTPAIGDQDTTSYKVTTYGVALATNVPRIDVTVGGNPVVIQPAYRLDRSDVATGRFGTGTIVDFKEVEKTSTSGKYYINWEDSNQGGDYDQDVIGLLSYTINGNQISVTTQVIAASTGSPQGFGFVISGTSADGPHFYSGIYNFTYNLDRTGIAVTGSDVGTKIENGGCKSCNDQSDRTARTAAFAATGSTGTSLKDPLYYAAKWGGFKDSDGSATPNNQAEWDSKLVDGSASSAGDGQPDNFFYVTNPGALEQSLSAAFEAIVNASAASAVATNSSSLQSGSTIYQAVFNPKSWEGDLRAFSVGLDGTIGTRTWSAAEQLPAADSRKIVTVHGDTRLGIPFRWARLSATQQASILGSDTNTSVGQNRVDYIRGDGSNEGTGATQFRQRLTSKLGDIVDSNPLYVGVPSGQYSSQYLYLPAYLNASYYGWRAARTTRTPMVYVGANDGMMHAFNASTGQEQLAFVPSEVYSNLGGLSSPAYKSSHKFFVDGSPQAADVQYGTSWKSVLVSGMRQGGKGLFALDITDPSSFSETNASSLVLWEFKGSDDADGDMGYVFAQPLIAKLANNKWAAIVGNGYNSTNQKAALFILFIERSGTTWTSNYKKIVVDNVGSNGLAGVTGFDANADGMPETLYAGDLKGNMWRFDVSSSDPDLWSASLLGEACTTDAATCPAVGKQPITTPPEITRHPLNVDTPLVYFGTGKYLEIADISSTQVQSMYGIWDRGAQVPRSDLLVQTISNTSTGRTVTDEDIDWSTKKGWVEDLPASGERVTGAPFVISGVLFYNTLIPSSSPCKFGGSGYFMAVDYANGGLLSWAVFDTSGDNQFTNADVPSAGVETGLAPGGTRLLLPSGESTRGVAITNPTDLTQDSKPRPTPTDLRGAGGSRISWRELIPR; encoded by the coding sequence ATGAAGCGCTCCCACGTCATTTCACATCTGCGCAGCACCCTGCTTTCCGTGGCTGCGTTCGCAGCGGCGTCGTCCGTATATGCGGTCAACTTGCCTGACGTGCCACTCTTCACCGCGTCCGGCGCGCCGCCGATCGTGATGCTGAACGTTTCGCGCGACCACCAGCTCTTCTATAAGGCCTACAACGATTTCTCGGACCTGGATGGCAACGATAGCGGCGCATGGGAAACCACGTACAAGCACTCGATCAAGTACTACGGGTATTTCGACTATGAGAAGTGCTACACGTACGACAATTCGAACGGGCGTTTCTCGCCTCATCACGCAACTAGCGACCGGAAGTGCAACGGGCAGTGGAGTGGCAACTTCCTAAACTGGATTTCGATGTCCCGTGCCGACATCATGCGCAAAGTCCTGTATGGCGGTTTGCGCAGCACAGACCAGGACGGAACAACCGTTCTGGAACGCGCGCACCTGCCTACCGACGCCCACTCCTGGGCCAAGTACTACTACGGGGATGGCTCTGGCAACCGACCAAGCCTGAATGAGCTCACGCCGTTCAGCGAACCCGCAGCCACCACCGCCACGCTGACTCTCGCGGCAGAAACGGTCACCAGAAAGAACTACGCGCTGCCAAGTGGTTTCGCCAAGATTGGCGATCAATTGAAGATCTATCTGAGCAACCGCACATACTATGCCGTCGCGACGTGCGCAAGCTTCAGCGATACCAACACCTGGAACGCCGACGGAAGTTGCGATGGCGGCAATACCTTCACGCTCGACTTCGGCGTCAGCACCGCGCTGGTTGCGGGAACGTACACAGTCGCGAACTTGAGCAAGCAAGGCGTAACCTTCTGCAACACGACCTTCGATACCACCAATCAGTCTCAGACAACAACAAATCCGCCGCTCATTCGGGCAGCGCGCGGAAACTACGCGCTATGGGCTGCAAACGAAAAGAGCCAATGCTCATGGCTGAACGAGTACCGGAACGCCCAATCCAGTTTCGGGGGCGTTCGCTCTAATGGCAACCGCTACGGCACGGGTGCGGGCATCCTGTCCGGAATTCCAGCCTCTGCCGAGAACCCGAGCTCCGCCGCCCGAGGCCTGACCCTCAGCGGAGCCGGGCCGAACTTCACAGCTCGCGTACAAGTCTGCGTGTCCGGTCTGCTGGGTGGCGAGTCCTGCAAGCTGTATCCGAACGGCAACTACAAGCCGGTCGGTTTGCTTCAGAAATACGGAGAGGCAAGCACAAACGGTGGCAAGCCCTCGATCTACTTCGGGTTGGTGACAGGAAGCTACAAGAAGAATATCTCCGGCGGCGTACTGCGCAAGAACGCCGAGGTTGCGCTGTCAAATGGTACCGATGCGACCCAGGACGAAATCAATCCGAATTCCGGCCGATTCACCGGCGCCAGCGGAATTCTGAAGACACTGAACGCACTGAAGATATATGGCTGGAACTATTCGGATCGCAGCTACCTGAACTCCGACACATGTAACTACCAGCAAATCGGCATTATCCCTTCCGGTGGCTCCAACTCGCAGGGTAGTCCGGCGACCGAAGGCGACTGCTCGTCCTGGGGCAACCCGATGAGCGAGATGTACGTGGAGTCGCTACGCTATCTCGCAGGGCTCACCGAAGTGAGTGCGTTCGCATATGACCACGCAAACTCCAAGGATGCCGCTGTGGGCCTGTCGGACCCGGTAACAGGGAGCAATCGCCACGACCCCATTACGAGTCAGAATTATTGCTCGCCACTGAACATCCTCGCGATCAACGCCAGCGTTTCCTCCTACGATACGGACCAGATCGACGCCGCGTTTACGTTTGACACCCTCGCCACCTATACCAACGCCGTAGGCGCTGGCGAGGGCATCACGTCGGCCTACGTGGGACGCAGCGGCACGACCTACGACGGACTGTGCACGCTCAAGAGTGTCGGCGCGCTCGCGTCGGTCAACGGCATTTGTCCTGAAGCCCCTTCCCTGGAGGGCGGCTATGGCATTGCAGGCGCCGCCTACTACGCCCACACCCATCGGATCCGTACGACGCCGGCCATTGGCGACCAGGACACCACGTCCTACAAAGTAACCACCTACGGCGTCGCCTTGGCGACGAACGTTCCTCGTATCGATGTCACAGTCGGTGGCAATCCGGTCGTGATCCAGCCGGCCTACCGCCTCGACCGGTCCGACGTAGCCACCGGGCGGTTCGGCACGGGTACGATCGTTGACTTCAAGGAAGTCGAGAAGACCAGCACCAGCGGCAAGTACTACATCAACTGGGAAGACTCCAACCAGGGCGGCGACTACGACCAGGACGTCATCGGCCTGCTGAGCTACACAATCAACGGCAATCAGATCTCGGTGACTACGCAGGTCATCGCGGCATCCACGGGCAGCCCCCAAGGCTTCGGGTTTGTTATTTCCGGCACGAGCGCGGACGGTCCGCACTTCTATTCGGGGATTTACAACTTCACCTACAACCTTGACCGCACTGGCATCGCGGTCACCGGCTCTGATGTTGGAACGAAGATTGAAAACGGCGGTTGCAAGAGCTGCAATGACCAGTCCGACAGGACGGCACGAACCGCAGCATTTGCCGCGACCGGCTCCACGGGAACTTCGCTCAAGGACCCCCTGTATTACGCCGCCAAGTGGGGCGGCTTCAAGGACTCCGACGGCAGCGCGACGCCTAACAACCAGGCCGAGTGGGACTCCAAGCTCGTGGATGGCAGCGCGAGCTCTGCCGGAGACGGGCAGCCCGACAATTTCTTCTACGTGACGAACCCTGGCGCCCTCGAGCAGTCTCTGAGTGCCGCGTTCGAGGCCATCGTCAATGCCTCCGCAGCTTCGGCGGTTGCGACCAACTCCTCGTCTCTCCAATCCGGCTCGACCATCTATCAAGCGGTGTTCAACCCGAAATCATGGGAAGGTGACCTTCGCGCCTTCTCGGTCGGTCTCGACGGGACCATCGGCACCAGAACCTGGAGTGCCGCCGAACAGCTCCCGGCCGCCGACTCCCGCAAGATCGTCACGGTTCACGGAGACACCCGACTCGGCATCCCCTTCCGCTGGGCCAGGCTGAGCGCGACGCAGCAGGCCTCGATCCTGGGCTCCGACACAAACACGAGCGTGGGACAGAACCGCGTGGACTACATTCGCGGCGATGGCAGCAACGAGGGAACAGGGGCAACCCAATTCCGTCAGCGGCTGACCAGCAAACTCGGGGACATCGTTGATTCGAACCCGCTGTATGTTGGCGTGCCCAGCGGCCAGTACTCTTCGCAGTATCTGTACCTGCCCGCGTACCTGAACGCCTCCTACTACGGCTGGCGCGCAGCCCGCACGACGCGGACCCCAATGGTTTACGTCGGCGCCAACGACGGGATGATGCACGCCTTCAACGCCAGCACAGGCCAGGAACAATTGGCTTTCGTGCCGTCCGAGGTCTATTCCAACCTCGGAGGCCTGAGCAGCCCGGCCTACAAGAGCTCGCACAAGTTCTTCGTTGATGGCAGCCCGCAGGCGGCGGACGTTCAATACGGCACGAGCTGGAAGAGCGTGCTGGTCAGCGGCATGCGCCAAGGCGGCAAAGGTCTTTTCGCCCTGGATATCACCGATCCGTCCTCTTTCAGCGAGACCAATGCCTCCAGTCTCGTGCTGTGGGAGTTCAAGGGTTCCGACGACGCTGACGGCGATATGGGTTACGTGTTTGCCCAGCCGCTGATTGCGAAGCTGGCGAACAACAAGTGGGCGGCCATCGTCGGCAACGGCTACAACAGCACAAACCAGAAGGCAGCCCTGTTCATCCTGTTCATCGAGCGCAGCGGCACTACCTGGACCAGCAATTACAAGAAGATCGTCGTCGACAATGTGGGCTCCAACGGTCTGGCAGGGGTGACCGGTTTCGACGCCAATGCCGACGGCATGCCCGAGACGCTGTACGCAGGCGACCTGAAGGGCAATATGTGGCGTTTCGACGTGTCCTCCAGTGATCCGGATCTCTGGAGTGCATCGCTCCTTGGAGAAGCTTGCACGACCGATGCGGCAACCTGCCCCGCCGTCGGGAAGCAACCGATTACCACGCCGCCGGAAATCACCCGCCATCCCCTCAACGTGGATACGCCCCTCGTCTACTTCGGAACGGGCAAGTACCTCGAGATCGCAGACATTTCGAGCACCCAAGTCCAATCCATGTATGGCATCTGGGACCGCGGCGCCCAGGTTCCACGCTCGGATCTGCTCGTCCAGACCATCTCGAACACTTCCACCGGGCGCACCGTGACAGACGAAGACATCGACTGGAGTACCAAGAAGGGCTGGGTCGAGGATCTGCCTGCCTCAGGTGAACGTGTGACGGGAGCGCCTTTCGTCATCAGCGGCGTACTGTTCTACAACACCCTCATTCCCAGCTCTTCTCCCTGCAAGTTTGGCGGCAGCGGCTATTTCATGGCGGTCGACTATGCCAATGGCGGACTGCTGTCGTGGGCTGTCTTCGATACCAGCGGGGACAATCAATTCACCAACGCCGACGTACCGAGTGCCGGAGTCGAAACTGGCCTGGCACCGGGCGGAACGCGCTTGCTCCTTCCGAGTGGAGAGAGTACCCGTGGTGTCGCGATAACGAACCCCACCGACCTCACGCAAGACAGCAAGCCCCGGCCAACACCTACAGATCTGAGAGGTGCCGGTGGATCCCGCATCAGCTGGCGCGAGTTGATTCCCCGCTAA
- a CDS encoding PilX N-terminal domain-containing pilus assembly protein, with amino-acid sequence MAFTQSNSAREQRGFSLVIVLIFLLVLLMIGIAGMQGASLQERMGAFSRDRAVSLQAAEIALRRAERAAKDHSVFEYVTDCTNGLCATGSAPDPFSYNWASPPSPRKTVDIALTAANGLATTLAQPPRYFVEFGGVAKCAGCGSGGIAPVFRSTVRATGMNVDTQVLLQSSFRPQ; translated from the coding sequence ATGGCATTTACTCAATCGAATAGCGCACGCGAGCAGCGCGGTTTCTCCCTTGTTATCGTGCTTATCTTCTTGCTTGTGTTGCTCATGATCGGCATCGCCGGCATGCAAGGCGCATCGCTGCAAGAGCGGATGGGTGCTTTCAGCCGGGATCGCGCCGTTTCATTGCAAGCCGCCGAGATCGCGTTGCGGCGGGCCGAGCGTGCCGCGAAGGATCACAGCGTCTTTGAGTACGTCACCGACTGTACCAATGGCCTGTGCGCTACCGGCTCTGCTCCAGACCCCTTTTCGTATAACTGGGCGTCCCCGCCCAGTCCCCGCAAGACGGTAGATATCGCACTCACCGCCGCCAACGGGCTCGCGACGACTCTCGCTCAGCCTCCCCGCTATTTCGTCGAGTTCGGCGGCGTCGCAAAGTGTGCGGGATGCGGATCGGGAGGAATCGCCCCAGTGTTCCGCTCAACCGTCCGAGCCACTGGCATGAACGTCGATACGCAAGTTTTGCTCCAGAGTTCTTTCCGTCCTCAATGA
- a CDS encoding PilW family protein, translating to MKPTHPSRSSTGGFTLVEVMVALTVGLLISGVVVAVFLASSGTSRVADNRSRIQESFRYASFSLGRDSRMAGFVGCNRDIAPANQVAAATSSTTYTGPLQGYENSQPTDAGISGRLAGTDVLRVQYSSNDGWRLNAAMATADDTVALTAPAGTFALGDTAVISDCGSGAVFTVTGASASSGTLTLQHQAGSNTTGTFPRAYDQAAEVFDLVTSYFFLRDANGRRTLVRRTLRGTTQQDEDVAEGVDDFQLLYGQIDAAGTGMYISAEKVTNWNQVRAVRVCMITRSTDSNVTTAAQKYRGCDGTQITPTDRILRTPVFFTISLRNRL from the coding sequence ATGAAGCCGACCCACCCTTCCCGAAGCTCAACCGGCGGCTTCACCCTCGTCGAGGTGATGGTTGCCCTCACCGTGGGCCTGCTCATCTCGGGCGTAGTCGTCGCGGTTTTTCTCGCAAGCAGTGGCACATCCCGCGTCGCAGACAACAGGTCTCGGATCCAGGAAAGTTTCCGCTACGCCTCATTCTCGCTGGGTCGCGACAGTCGCATGGCGGGTTTTGTCGGCTGTAATCGCGACATCGCGCCTGCAAACCAAGTTGCCGCGGCGACGAGCAGCACCACGTACACCGGGCCGCTGCAGGGATATGAGAACTCCCAACCGACTGACGCCGGAATTTCCGGCCGACTGGCAGGGACGGACGTGCTGCGGGTTCAGTACAGCTCGAATGACGGCTGGCGGCTGAATGCCGCCATGGCAACGGCGGACGATACGGTTGCCCTTACTGCTCCGGCGGGCACTTTCGCCCTGGGCGACACCGCCGTGATTTCCGACTGTGGCAGCGGCGCTGTCTTCACCGTGACGGGCGCCTCAGCCTCAAGCGGCACGCTCACCTTGCAACACCAGGCGGGCTCCAACACCACCGGCACATTCCCACGCGCCTACGACCAGGCTGCCGAGGTCTTCGACCTCGTAACAAGCTACTTCTTCTTGCGAGACGCCAACGGCCGGCGGACGCTTGTGCGACGGACCCTGCGTGGCACGACGCAGCAGGACGAGGATGTTGCCGAGGGTGTCGACGACTTCCAACTGCTGTACGGCCAGATAGATGCGGCCGGGACCGGCATGTACATCTCAGCCGAAAAAGTGACGAATTGGAATCAAGTCCGCGCCGTTCGCGTTTGCATGATCACGCGCAGCACGGACTCCAATGTGACAACCGCCGCCCAAAAATATCGCGGCTGCGATGGCACGCAGATCACCCCGACGGACCGCATCTTGCGAACACCCGTCTTCTTCACAATTTCCCTGCGCAATCGCCTGTGA
- the pilV gene encoding type IV pilus modification protein PilV — MNRYQLRRIQRGITMIENMVALLLLSFALLGLAGLLSRTLGRNNESAFHSLAAVEAQDIAERMRTNTIAYGDGVSANTYVAALSSVSSSTIVGTCSQSATNATPTSCTAAQLAADDAGAWRQRLAEEFPSGTGVVCLDDASGFDDGTVANPACSGSGIVVIKIFWAVKNGRASDSSTSQRFTMAFQP, encoded by the coding sequence ATGAACCGTTACCAGCTCCGTCGTATCCAGCGAGGGATCACCATGATCGAGAATATGGTGGCCCTGCTACTTCTTTCCTTTGCCTTGCTTGGTCTTGCGGGACTGCTTTCCCGCACGCTGGGCAGAAACAACGAGTCGGCATTCCATTCTTTGGCCGCGGTGGAAGCGCAAGACATCGCCGAACGCATGCGGACAAACACCATCGCTTACGGCGACGGCGTCAGCGCCAATACCTACGTTGCAGCGCTCAGCTCAGTGAGCAGTTCGACTATCGTCGGTACCTGCTCTCAGAGTGCAACCAACGCAACCCCCACATCCTGCACGGCGGCGCAACTTGCAGCCGACGATGCCGGCGCTTGGCGCCAGCGGCTGGCGGAAGAATTCCCGTCCGGGACGGGCGTCGTCTGCCTGGATGACGCAAGTGGTTTTGATGACGGCACTGTCGCCAATCCGGCGTGCTCCGGATCTGGGATTGTCGTCATCAAGATCTTCTGGGCGGTTAAGAATGGTCGCGCAAGCGATAGCAGCACTTCGCAACGTTTCACGATGGCATTCCAACCATGA